Proteins encoded in a region of the Vicia villosa cultivar HV-30 ecotype Madison, WI linkage group LG5, Vvil1.0, whole genome shotgun sequence genome:
- the LOC131603422 gene encoding vacuolar protein sorting 38 isoform X3, producing MRQKLESKKSMMDNMSIRSRLAKEDAGKQEEQLSGALQSLLVAGGTLSVTRKNLQESSRLLSEENGYVRLRNLQKMLRMRQQYMTSQILMLYPVKLVVGPAQEQELEAYPLGRSAGNPPELKPVNQGSLTIQGLHLSMLSFRKMSFFTDKKEIQKSATALGYVAHAVSLIASYLQVPLRYPVRLGASHSYIIDNAPSIELTSSEASTSAKSFTNAKHVEFPLFLEGQDTTRATYAVFLLSKDLEQLLNFIGAKSLGPRHLLANLRELCRTIQSSDFLDNLI from the exons ATGCGTCAAAAAttggaatcaaagaaatcaaTGATGGATAATATGTCTATACGTTCTAGGCTGGCAAAAGAGGATGCTGGTAAGCAAGAGGAGCAGCTTAGTGGTGCTTTGCAGTCACTTTTGGTGGCGGGTGGTACTCTCTCCGTTACTAGGAAAAACCTTCAG GAATCAAGTAGATTACTGTCCGAAGAAAATGGCTATGTTCGTCTGAGAAACTTGCAAAAGATGCTAAGGATGAGGCAACAATACATGACATCTCAAATTTTAATGCTGTACCCTGTAAAGTTGGTTGTTGGACCAGCACAAGAGCAAGAGCTTGAAGCATATCCTTTAGGTCGCTCAGCAG GTAATCCTCCCGAACTTAAACCAGTTAATCAAGGATCCTTGACGATTCAGGGTCTGCATTTAAGTATGCTATCATTTAGAAAGATGAGTTTTTTCACAGATAAAAAGGAAATTCAGAAATCTGCTACAGCCTTAGGATATGTTGCACAT GCGGTTTCACTTATAGCTTCGTACTTGCAAGTTCCTCTGCGTTATCCTGTACGGCTCGGTGCCTCTCATTCATATATTATTGACAATGCACCCTCAATTGAGCTAACCTCTTCTGAAGCTTCAACAAGTGCAAAATCTTTCACAAATGCCAAACATGTAGAATTCCCCCTATTTTTAGAAGGGCAAGACACAACAAGAGCAACTTATGCTGTATTCTTACTAAGCAAG GATTTAGAGCAGCTTTTGAATTTCATTGGTGCCAAGAGTTTGGGACCACGCCATCTATTGGCTAATTTGAGGGAACTTTGTAGAACTATCCAGTCTTCAGATTTTTTAGACAACTTAATCTAG